A DNA window from Mya arenaria isolate MELC-2E11 chromosome 17, ASM2691426v1 contains the following coding sequences:
- the LOC128222954 gene encoding low affinity immunoglobulin epsilon Fc receptor-like has protein sequence MWIGAFKTEKESYFEWTINGLRVDFSDWAPGEPAVQFADNCVSIDQSKGFKWASFSCSSRFNWICEQRLEISDPNLIG, from the exons ATGTGGATAGGGGCTTTCAAAACGGAAAAGGAAAGCTACTTCGAGTGGACAATAAATGGTTTGAG AGTGGATTTTTCCGACTGGGCCCCTGGCGAGCCTGCTGTGCAGTTTGCGGATAACTGTGTGTCAATAGATCAAAGCAAGGGGTTTAAGTGGGCCTCCTTTTCATGCTCCAGTCGTTTCAATTGGATTTGTGAACAAAG ACTAGAGATAAGCGACCCGAATTTAATCGGCTGA
- the LOC128224332 gene encoding coadhesin-like, with product MSLLRIFLFLAGTRVIVQGETCADLDPHGCANNMQLCTDHTVALYTCPESCGLCPTSTRTTGTTQMIDGGWSNWSDYSACSRTCGQGATRERYRDCSNPSPANGGQQCSGSRYQINTCPYFDCEDGHWSLWGTWSDCAGHCDNSTKHRFRNCVISINNGTCFGSNVDWANCGENCPTAYWLDWSAWSACSHTCDSSVRFRQRQCYRSDNHVNCPGDNLEHNTCFINKNCSGGGDHSQAPTDPTNPTNPASTITTGSADCRQDWVKYGTKCFFFSTNKGTWGYSRDYCLGFKNSSLVSITNQQQNDWIIGKFREHTDIGI from the exons GCACCCGTGTGATAGTGCAGGGTGAAACATGTGCCGACTTGGACCCCCATGGGTGTGCAAATAACATGCAATTATGCACGGACCACACGGTAGCCCTATACACGTGTCCGGAATCGTGCGGGTTGTGTC cAACATCAACCAGAACGACAGGTACCACACAGATGATAG ACGGAGGATGGTCAAACTGGTCGGATTACAGCGCATGCAGCCGAACATGTGGCCAAGGGGCTACACGAGAAAG ATATAGAGACTGCTCTAATCCATCTCCTGCAAATGGAGGACAGCAATGCTCGGGGTCACGGTACCAAATCAACACGTGCCCTTATTTTGACTGCGAAG ATGGCCATTGGTCACTCTGGGGCACGTGGTCAGACTGTGCTGGACATTGTGACAACTCAACAAAGCATCGATTTAGAAATTGCGTCATATCTATAAATAACGGAACATGTTTTGGATCGAATGTCGATTGGGCAAACTGTGGTGAAAATTGCCCAA CGGCGTACTGGCTGGATTGGAGCGCTTGGTCAGCATGCTCCCACACGTGCGACTCGTCCGTACGTTTTCGTCAACGTCAATGTTACCGCTCAGACAATCACGTCAACTGCCCGGGAGACAACTTGGAGCACAACACGTGTTTTATTAACAAGAATTGTTCAG GAGGAGGTGATCACAGCCAAGCTCCCACAGACCCAACAAACCCAACAAACCCGGCAAGCACAATCACAACAGGTTCCGCGG ACTGCAGACAAGACTGGGTTAAATATGGAACGAAATGTTTCTTCTTTTCAACGAACAAAGGCACTTGGGGATATTCGAGG GATTACTGCTTGGGGTTTAAGAACTCTTCGCTTGTTTCAATTACAAATCAACAGCAAAACGACTGGATAATTGGCAAATTCCGAGAGCACACAGATATAGgtatttaa